The Saccharopolyspora gloriosae genome window below encodes:
- a CDS encoding dihydroorotase, translated as MSRVLIKEVRPYGDGEAVDVLVDGELIAEIGADLDVEADEVVHGGGGVLLPGFVDLHTHLREPGREDTETVETGSAAAALGGYTAVFAMANTDPVADNAVIVEHVWRRGLEIGLVDVHPVGAVTVGLGGEQLAELGTMARSAAGVRMFSDDGKCVHDPLVMRRALEYAKALGVVVAQHAEEPRLTVGAQAHEGANAARLGLAGWPAPAEESIVARDCLLAGHTGGTLHVCHVSTAGTAEILRWWKSRESAGTVSAEVTPHHLLLTDELLSTYDPVNKVNPPLRTDEDVRALREALADGTVDCVATDHAPHASQDKDCEWSAAKPGMLGLQTALGVVARTMVEPGLLDWRGVARVLSERPAEIAGLADQGRPIAVGEPANLAVVDPDVRWTVRGAELASISANTPFEGVELPGRVLATVLRGRITAHEGEVRR; from the coding sequence ATGAGCCGGGTGCTGATCAAGGAAGTCCGTCCCTACGGCGACGGTGAAGCGGTGGACGTGCTGGTCGACGGCGAGCTGATCGCCGAGATCGGCGCGGACCTGGACGTCGAGGCAGACGAGGTCGTGCACGGCGGGGGCGGTGTGCTGCTGCCCGGTTTCGTGGACCTGCACACGCACCTGCGCGAGCCGGGCCGCGAGGACACCGAGACGGTGGAGACCGGTTCGGCGGCGGCGGCGCTCGGCGGCTACACGGCGGTGTTCGCGATGGCCAACACCGATCCGGTCGCGGACAACGCGGTGATCGTGGAGCACGTGTGGCGCCGGGGCCTGGAGATCGGCCTGGTCGACGTGCACCCGGTGGGCGCGGTGACGGTCGGGCTGGGCGGTGAGCAGCTCGCGGAGCTGGGCACGATGGCGCGTTCGGCGGCCGGGGTGCGGATGTTCTCCGACGACGGCAAGTGCGTGCACGATCCGCTGGTGATGCGCCGCGCGCTGGAGTACGCGAAGGCGTTGGGCGTGGTGGTGGCCCAGCACGCGGAGGAGCCGCGGCTCACGGTCGGCGCGCAGGCCCACGAGGGCGCGAACGCCGCCCGGCTGGGCTTGGCGGGCTGGCCCGCTCCGGCGGAGGAGTCGATCGTGGCGCGGGACTGCCTGCTGGCGGGGCACACCGGCGGCACGTTGCACGTCTGCCACGTGTCGACGGCGGGCACCGCGGAGATCTTGCGCTGGTGGAAGTCGCGCGAGTCCGCGGGCACCGTGTCGGCGGAGGTCACGCCGCACCACCTGCTGCTGACCGACGAGCTGCTGTCGACCTACGACCCGGTGAACAAGGTCAACCCGCCGTTGCGCACCGACGAGGACGTGCGGGCGCTGCGGGAGGCGCTGGCCGACGGCACCGTCGACTGCGTGGCCACCGACCACGCGCCGCACGCGTCGCAGGACAAGGACTGCGAGTGGTCGGCGGCGAAGCCGGGCATGCTCGGCCTGCAGACCGCGCTGGGCGTGGTGGCGCGCACGATGGTGGAGCCGGGCCTGCTGGATTGGCGCGGCGTGGCGCGGGTGCTCAGCGAGCGGCCCGCCGAGATCGCCGGACTGGCCGACCAGGGCCGTCCGATCGCGGTGGGCGAGCCCGCGAACCTGGCCGTGGTGGACCCCGACGTCCGCTGGACGGTGCGGGGTGCTGAGCTGGCGAGCATCTCGGCGAACACGCCGTTCGAGGGCGTGGAGCTGCCGGGCCGGGTGCTGGCGACGGTGTTGCGCGGCCGGATCACCGCGCACGAGGGCGAGGTGCGGCGCTGA
- a CDS encoding beta-xylosidase, whose amino-acid sequence MVERSRLSWWARRAVPIGVVFALGAACAPGTPPPRLERPVERSLTTTTLRTANERSSGSVVASGGNPAPYNYGPTVLAEPDGEGMRYRAWWCSQLPAIGPPGDDVLFAESGDLQGDFGFSGAPAVPVFTGEPGAFDGKHTCDPSVLRTGGRFHLYYTGAAGEHAHGNAIGVATSGDGRSWRRAAAGGPIVRPSGEVRRDNDYGAGQPSALFLDGWFYLLFTDTTASGAGWNGAGQFVLRARDAEFSDRVQALTDSGFEPAGTTDAPRRRSVVDAFSADWMWSDALAAFAIAHQTERGTTITFWDRDFTGHPYEPLLLPGPWREGPGLVRADDGRAPTSTADPCGTVPVDLLRATEPAPAPTALRSFGLDVPGVAGCADPERARGVLEAFGVPSPQRTVDVVRGGRKVRVERRSVAETMVRRVLDERVPALEEVPTEGTIRAGAPVLRSPSGELAIVDDHGRTWTIGPDTAEANDSPISDTDQRTWDARPQVGDLR is encoded by the coding sequence ATGGTCGAACGGTCCCGCCTGTCCTGGTGGGCGCGCAGGGCGGTGCCGATCGGCGTGGTGTTCGCGCTGGGCGCGGCCTGCGCGCCGGGAACCCCGCCGCCGCGGCTGGAGCGGCCCGTGGAGCGCAGCCTGACCACCACGACGCTTCGCACCGCGAACGAGCGGTCGAGCGGATCGGTGGTGGCTTCCGGCGGGAACCCGGCGCCGTACAACTACGGGCCGACGGTGCTGGCCGAACCGGACGGCGAGGGCATGCGGTACCGGGCGTGGTGGTGCAGCCAGCTCCCAGCGATCGGGCCGCCCGGCGACGACGTCCTGTTCGCCGAATCCGGGGACCTGCAAGGCGATTTCGGCTTCTCCGGAGCTCCGGCCGTGCCGGTGTTCACGGGTGAGCCCGGCGCGTTCGACGGCAAGCACACCTGCGATCCCTCGGTGCTGCGGACCGGCGGCCGGTTCCACCTGTACTACACGGGTGCGGCCGGGGAGCACGCGCACGGCAACGCGATCGGCGTCGCGACCAGCGGTGACGGCAGGTCCTGGCGGCGGGCGGCGGCCGGTGGGCCGATCGTGCGGCCGTCCGGCGAGGTGCGGCGGGACAACGACTACGGCGCGGGCCAGCCGTCCGCGCTGTTCCTCGACGGCTGGTTCTACCTGCTGTTCACCGACACCACAGCGTCCGGTGCGGGCTGGAACGGGGCGGGGCAGTTCGTGCTGCGCGCCAGGGACGCGGAGTTCTCCGACCGGGTGCAGGCGTTGACGGACTCCGGTTTCGAGCCCGCGGGCACCACGGACGCGCCGCGACGCCGCTCGGTGGTGGACGCGTTCAGCGCGGACTGGATGTGGAGCGACGCGCTGGCGGCGTTCGCGATCGCGCACCAGACGGAGCGGGGAACGACGATCACCTTCTGGGACCGCGATTTCACCGGTCACCCGTACGAGCCGCTCCTGCTGCCGGGGCCGTGGCGTGAGGGCCCCGGTTTGGTCCGGGCTGACGACGGCCGCGCTCCCACATCCACCGCGGACCCGTGCGGCACGGTGCCGGTGGACCTGCTGCGGGCGACCGAGCCGGCCCCGGCGCCCACCGCGCTGCGCTCGTTCGGACTGGACGTGCCGGGGGTGGCCGGCTGCGCTGATCCGGAGCGGGCGCGCGGGGTGCTGGAGGCGTTCGGCGTCCCCTCGCCGCAGCGGACCGTGGACGTGGTGCGCGGCGGCCGGAAGGTGCGCGTGGAGCGTCGTTCGGTGGCCGAGACGATGGTCCGCCGAGTCCTCGACGAACGGGTCCCCGCGCTGGAGGAGGTGCCCACCGAGGGCACCATCCGCGCCGGCGCACCGGTCCTGCGCTCCCCGTCGGGCGAACTCGCCATCGTCGACGACCACGGCCGGACGTGGACGATCGGCCCGGACACGGCCGAAGCCAACGACTCACCGATCTCCGACACCGACCAGCGAACCTGGGACGCAAGACCCCAAGTCGGCGACCTCCGCTGA
- the efp gene encoding elongation factor P, which translates to MASTNDLKNGLVLKIDGQLWSVVNFQHVKPGKGGAFVRTTLKNVLSGKTVDKTFNAGVKVETANVDRREMTYLYDDGTDFVFMEQDTYDQVQVSRGVVGDAADYMLENSNVVIARHEGEPLYVELPASVELHVQHTDPGVQGDRSTGGTKPASLETGAEIQVPLFLNTGDKVKVDPRDGRYLGRVNTK; encoded by the coding sequence GTGGCATCCACGAACGACCTCAAGAACGGACTCGTGCTCAAGATCGACGGCCAGCTCTGGTCCGTCGTGAACTTCCAGCACGTCAAGCCGGGCAAGGGCGGCGCCTTCGTGCGCACCACGCTGAAGAACGTGCTCTCCGGCAAGACCGTGGACAAGACCTTCAACGCAGGCGTGAAGGTCGAGACCGCGAACGTGGACCGCCGCGAGATGACGTACCTCTACGACGACGGCACCGATTTCGTGTTCATGGAGCAGGACACCTACGACCAGGTCCAGGTCTCGCGCGGCGTGGTCGGTGACGCGGCGGACTACATGCTGGAGAACAGCAACGTGGTCATCGCCCGCCACGAGGGTGAGCCGCTGTACGTCGAACTGCCCGCCTCGGTGGAGCTGCACGTGCAGCACACCGACCCCGGCGTGCAGGGCGACCGTTCGACCGGTGGCACCAAGCCGGCGAGCCTGGAAACCGGCGCGGAGATCCAGGTGCCGCTGTTCCTGAACACCGGCGACAAGGTCAAGGTCGACCCGCGCGACGGTCGCTACCTGGGTCGCGTCAACACCAAGTGA
- a CDS encoding transcriptional regulator BldD yields the protein MGDYAKALGGKLRAIRQQQGLSLHGVEQKSGGRWKAVVVGSYERGDRAVTVQKLAELADFYGVPVAELLPEGRVPSGAEPATKVVINLERLQQLPAEKVGPLARYAATIQSQRGDYNGKVLSIRTEDLRSLAIIYDMTPGELTEQLIDWGVLPPEARPAREE from the coding sequence ATGGGCGACTACGCCAAGGCGCTGGGCGGCAAGCTCCGCGCTATCCGCCAGCAGCAGGGTCTCTCGCTGCACGGCGTCGAGCAGAAGTCAGGCGGGCGGTGGAAGGCCGTGGTCGTCGGGTCCTATGAACGTGGCGACCGAGCGGTCACCGTCCAGAAACTCGCCGAACTGGCCGACTTCTACGGTGTTCCGGTCGCGGAGCTACTCCCGGAGGGACGGGTGCCCTCCGGCGCCGAACCGGCCACCAAGGTCGTGATCAACCTGGAACGGTTGCAGCAGCTGCCTGCCGAGAAGGTCGGGCCTCTCGCCCGGTACGCGGCGACCATCCAGAGCCAGCGCGGTGACTACAACGGCAAGGTGCTGTCCATCCGGACCGAGGACCTGCGATCCCTCGCCATCATCTACGACATGACCCCCGGCGAGCTGACCGAACAGCTCATCGACTGGGGTGTCCTGCCGCCCGAGGCACGACCCGCTCGGGAGGAGTGA
- a CDS encoding aspartate carbamoyltransferase catalytic subunit codes for MRHLLSTEGLDAATATAVLDTADTLKQTLLGREVRKLPTLRGRTVMTMFYENSTRTRVSFEVAGKWMSADVINVSASASSVGKGESLRDTALTLSAAGADCVIVRHPASGAAHRLAGWLDEAGTQVVNAGDGMHEHPTQALLDAATLRERLGELAGRRIAIVGDLLHSRVARSNVHLLRTLGVDVVLVAPPTLVPQGIEHWGAEVVHELDPVLPGVDAVMLLRVQAERMHGGFFPSAREYSIAYGLNEKRLALLPEHAVVLHPGPMLRGMEIAPAVADSPRAAITEQVRNGVHVRMAVLYHLLAGEEIAA; via the coding sequence ATGCGGCACCTGCTCTCCACCGAAGGCTTGGACGCGGCGACCGCGACGGCGGTGCTCGACACCGCGGACACCCTCAAGCAGACCTTGCTGGGGCGCGAGGTGCGCAAGCTTCCGACGTTGCGCGGGCGCACCGTGATGACGATGTTCTACGAGAACTCCACCCGGACCAGGGTGTCGTTCGAGGTCGCGGGCAAGTGGATGAGCGCCGACGTGATCAACGTGTCGGCCTCGGCGTCCTCGGTCGGCAAGGGCGAGTCGCTGCGCGACACGGCGCTGACCCTCTCGGCGGCGGGCGCGGACTGCGTGATCGTGCGGCACCCGGCTTCGGGTGCGGCGCACCGCCTGGCGGGTTGGCTGGACGAAGCCGGGACGCAGGTCGTGAACGCGGGCGACGGGATGCACGAGCACCCGACGCAGGCCTTGCTGGACGCGGCGACGCTGCGGGAACGCCTCGGTGAGCTCGCGGGCCGCCGGATCGCGATCGTCGGTGACCTGCTGCACAGCCGGGTCGCCCGCTCCAACGTGCACCTGCTGCGCACCCTCGGCGTCGACGTGGTGCTGGTGGCGCCGCCGACGCTGGTCCCGCAGGGCATCGAGCACTGGGGTGCCGAGGTCGTGCACGAGCTGGACCCGGTGCTGCCGGGCGTGGACGCGGTGATGCTGCTGCGGGTGCAGGCGGAGCGGATGCACGGCGGGTTCTTCCCGTCGGCCCGCGAGTACTCGATCGCCTACGGCCTCAACGAGAAGCGGCTGGCGCTGCTGCCGGAGCACGCCGTGGTGCTGCACCCCGGTCCGATGCTGCGCGGCATGGAGATCGCTCCGGCGGTGGCGGATTCGCCGCGCGCCGCCATCACCGAACAGGTCCGCAACGGGGTCCACGTGCGCATGGCGGTGCTCTACCACCTGCTCGCCGGAGAGGAGATCGCGGCATGA
- the carA gene encoding glutamine-hydrolyzing carbamoyl-phosphate synthase small subunit: MTAHTPAALVLEDGRIFRGVAYGQEGRALGEAVFSTGMTGYQETLTDPSYHRQIVVQTAPQIGNTGWNDEDDESQRIWVAGYAVRDPARVPSNWRSRRSLDEELKRQEIVSIAGLDTRTVTRHLRERGAMRAGIFSGSAVGSDDELVAQVAASDSMAGADLAGDVTTSEPYVVEAQGEKKFTVAALDLGIKSNTPRMMAQRGIEVHVLPLSSTVDDLLAVNPDGVFLSNGPGDPATADHAVALTREVLSRKLPLFGICFGNQLLGRALGRGTYKMRYGHRGINIPVIDVDTGKVAITAQNHGFAVEGEAGERFDTDFGAAKISHFCPNDGTVEGLRLLDGPAFSVQYHPEAAAGPHDAAPLFDEFTSLMSEAR; encoded by the coding sequence ATGACCGCGCACACCCCGGCGGCACTGGTGCTCGAAGACGGCCGGATCTTCCGCGGCGTCGCCTACGGCCAGGAGGGCCGCGCGCTCGGCGAGGCGGTGTTCTCCACCGGCATGACCGGCTACCAGGAGACGCTGACCGACCCGTCGTACCATCGCCAGATCGTGGTGCAGACCGCGCCGCAGATCGGCAACACCGGCTGGAACGACGAGGACGACGAATCCCAGCGCATCTGGGTCGCGGGTTACGCGGTGCGCGACCCCGCCCGGGTTCCGTCGAACTGGCGCTCCCGCCGGTCGCTGGACGAGGAGCTCAAGCGCCAGGAGATCGTGAGCATCGCGGGTCTCGACACCCGCACCGTGACCCGGCACCTGCGGGAGCGCGGCGCGATGCGCGCCGGGATCTTCTCGGGTTCGGCGGTGGGCTCGGACGACGAGCTGGTGGCGCAGGTCGCGGCCTCCGATTCGATGGCGGGCGCGGACCTTGCCGGTGACGTGACCACGAGCGAGCCCTACGTCGTCGAGGCGCAGGGCGAGAAGAAGTTCACCGTGGCGGCCTTGGACCTGGGCATCAAGTCGAACACGCCGCGGATGATGGCCCAGCGCGGCATCGAGGTGCACGTGCTGCCGCTGTCGTCCACTGTGGACGACCTGCTGGCGGTGAACCCGGACGGCGTGTTCCTGTCCAACGGCCCCGGCGACCCGGCGACCGCCGACCACGCCGTCGCGCTCACCCGCGAGGTGCTGTCGCGCAAGCTCCCGCTGTTCGGGATCTGCTTCGGCAACCAGCTGCTGGGCCGCGCGCTCGGCCGCGGGACCTACAAGATGCGCTACGGCCACCGGGGCATCAACATCCCGGTGATCGACGTGGACACCGGCAAGGTCGCGATCACCGCCCAGAACCACGGCTTCGCCGTGGAGGGCGAGGCGGGGGAGCGGTTCGACACCGACTTCGGCGCCGCGAAGATCAGCCACTTCTGCCCGAACGACGGCACCGTCGAAGGCCTGCGCCTGCTCGACGGCCCCGCGTTCAGCGTCCAGTACCACCCGGAGGCCGCGGCCGGTCCGCACGACGCCGCGCCCCTGTTCGACGAGTTCACCAGCCTGATGAGCGAGGCCCGCTGA
- a CDS encoding transporter translates to MERTLWVLALLLLLALVYFGMRRGWLNRKRRQTAELAEFPVAPEGVAEQPALLADASGFYVGSTRAGDWQDRIAVGDVGHRANAVARLRGSGLLLERTGASALWIPAESVVDARVDHKLANKVVPGAGMLVVTWRLGGQGIDTGFRADDKSTQDEWAGAVRALAPAAGRDDMEGQA, encoded by the coding sequence ATGGAGCGGACGTTGTGGGTGCTGGCGCTGCTGTTGCTGCTGGCGCTGGTGTACTTCGGGATGCGGCGCGGCTGGCTCAACCGCAAGCGGCGGCAGACCGCGGAGCTCGCGGAGTTCCCGGTGGCGCCCGAGGGCGTGGCCGAGCAGCCGGCGCTGCTGGCCGACGCGAGCGGGTTCTACGTGGGCAGCACGCGGGCCGGTGATTGGCAGGACCGCATCGCGGTCGGCGACGTCGGGCACCGCGCGAACGCGGTGGCGCGGCTGCGCGGTTCGGGCCTGCTGCTGGAGCGGACGGGCGCGAGCGCGCTGTGGATTCCCGCGGAGTCCGTGGTGGACGCGCGGGTGGATCACAAACTGGCGAACAAGGTCGTTCCCGGTGCGGGGATGCTCGTGGTGACCTGGCGCTTGGGGGGCCAGGGCATCGACACGGGCTTCCGCGCGGATGACAAGTCCACTCAGGACGAGTGGGCGGGTGCGGTGCGGGCATTGGCGCCTGCCGCAGGACGTGACGACATGGAGGGACAGGCATGA
- the pyrR gene encoding bifunctional pyr operon transcriptional regulator/uracil phosphoribosyltransferase PyrR: protein MASRRQAGATDPAGQRELLSAGDVARTIARIAHQIIEKTALDTASHDAASGPRVVLLGVPTRGVPLARRLADRIAEFSGVEVPTGTLDITLYRDDLRKRPNRPLEPSSLPPSGIDGALVVLVDDVLFSGRTVRAALDSLRDQGRPSAVQLAVLVDRGHRELPIRADYVGKNVPTSRAEDVAVRLAEVDEADSVIIRRVEEVR, encoded by the coding sequence GTGGCGTCACGCCGGCAGGCGGGCGCGACGGACCCGGCCGGGCAGCGGGAGCTGCTTTCGGCCGGTGACGTTGCGCGCACGATCGCCCGCATCGCTCATCAGATCATCGAGAAGACGGCACTGGACACCGCGTCGCACGACGCGGCGAGCGGCCCCCGCGTGGTGCTGCTGGGTGTTCCGACCCGGGGTGTGCCGCTGGCGCGGCGGCTGGCGGACCGGATCGCCGAGTTCAGCGGTGTGGAGGTGCCCACGGGCACCCTGGACATCACGCTGTATCGCGATGACCTGCGCAAACGACCCAATCGGCCGTTGGAGCCGAGCAGTCTTCCGCCGTCGGGGATCGACGGCGCGCTGGTCGTCCTCGTGGACGACGTGCTGTTCTCCGGCCGCACGGTGCGCGCCGCTCTGGACTCGTTGCGGGACCAGGGCAGGCCCAGTGCGGTGCAGCTCGCGGTCCTGGTGGACCGGGGCCACCGGGAGCTGCCGATCCGCGCGGACTACGTCGGCAAGAACGTGCCGACGTCCCGCGCCGAGGACGTCGCGGTGCGGCTGGCCGAGGTCGACGAAGCCGATTCAGTGATCATCCGGCGCGTTGAGGAGGTGCGGTGA
- a CDS encoding AAA family ATPase translates to MAPGASIERLRVRNYRVLRDVTFENLSPLTVLFGPNGSGKSTVIDVFAFLHEAFTTNLRRAWDARGRMAEIRSRGCDGPVEIELTYRPGDGLHQRLTYLLRIDEADDGRPVVLDEALTCVGAGRLLDVAKGAGVFEERNVALDGSDMLAAPALGQFEDFLELVELRRFISSWYLSHLGAGDPRAVAEIGPQERISGSGENLPNVLRYLREQHPGRLDQILKALRQRVPNLERIEPEEVDGRLALRLKDLPFDEPIYAKFASEGTLRLLAYLIVLHDPVPASIVGIEEPENQLHPRLLHGLAEECRSAAQRSPLLVTTHSPQFADALRLEELWALHRGSDGFALVTRASEIPQVVAMAESGGTLGDLWMEGYFGVGDPLDPPGRDG, encoded by the coding sequence ATGGCTCCGGGCGCGTCGATCGAGCGGCTCCGGGTGCGCAACTACCGGGTGCTGCGCGACGTGACGTTCGAGAACCTGTCGCCGTTGACGGTGCTGTTCGGGCCGAACGGCAGCGGTAAGTCGACGGTGATCGACGTGTTCGCCTTCCTGCACGAGGCGTTCACGACGAACCTGCGGCGGGCGTGGGACGCGCGCGGCCGGATGGCGGAGATCCGCAGCCGGGGATGCGACGGGCCGGTGGAGATCGAGCTGACGTACCGGCCTGGGGACGGGCTGCATCAGCGGCTGACCTACCTGCTCCGCATCGACGAAGCGGACGACGGCCGCCCGGTCGTGCTCGACGAGGCGCTCACGTGCGTAGGTGCGGGGCGGTTGCTCGACGTCGCGAAGGGGGCGGGCGTCTTCGAGGAGCGGAACGTTGCCCTGGACGGCTCGGACATGCTTGCAGCCCCGGCGCTGGGGCAGTTCGAGGACTTCCTTGAACTCGTAGAACTCCGGCGGTTCATCTCCAGCTGGTACCTGTCGCACCTCGGTGCTGGCGACCCTCGTGCGGTAGCTGAAATCGGTCCGCAGGAGCGGATTTCGGGCAGCGGCGAGAACCTGCCGAACGTGCTGCGGTACCTACGCGAGCAGCACCCGGGCCGCCTCGATCAGATCCTTAAGGCATTGCGTCAACGGGTGCCGAACCTGGAGCGGATCGAGCCGGAAGAGGTCGACGGCAGGCTGGCGTTGCGGCTGAAGGACCTGCCGTTCGACGAGCCGATCTACGCAAAGTTCGCCTCCGAGGGCACGCTGCGGCTGCTGGCTTATCTGATCGTTCTGCACGACCCCGTCCCCGCGTCGATCGTCGGGATCGAGGAGCCGGAGAACCAACTGCACCCGAGGTTGCTGCACGGGCTGGCCGAGGAGTGCCGATCGGCCGCTCAGCGCAGTCCCTTGCTGGTCACGACCCATTCGCCGCAGTTCGCCGACGCACTCCGCTTGGAGGAACTGTGGGCTTTGCACCGCGGTTCCGATGGTTTCGCGCTGGTGACCAGGGCGAGCGAGATCCCGCAGGTCGTCGCGATGGCGGAGTCGGGCGGGACTCTCGGCGATCTCTGGATGGAGGGCTACTTCGGCGTCGGTGACCCGCTGGATCCCCCTGGACGGGACGGATGA
- a CDS encoding DUF4276 family protein → MSTANLEVLVEEPSAEAALSALLPKIVPVTPWQLRVFPGKQGLLRRLPARLHGYSAWAPATGTRLVILLDRDRDDCLELKTEVSKMVVDAGLRVASATEPAGTVLPRIVVKELEAWFLGDVPALRSAFPRLPAGLAQRAKYRDPDGITDTSRVLESLLQQHNYHVSGLQKLALAHEVAPHMDVDNNSSRSFQVFRDGLRRLASEGTDVQAH, encoded by the coding sequence ATGAGCACGGCGAACCTGGAGGTGCTGGTCGAGGAACCGTCCGCGGAGGCGGCGCTGTCCGCGCTGTTGCCGAAGATCGTTCCCGTGACGCCGTGGCAGCTGCGGGTCTTCCCCGGCAAGCAGGGGCTGCTGCGCCGGTTGCCGGCACGGCTGCACGGGTACTCCGCGTGGGCTCCGGCCACCGGAACGCGGCTGGTGATCCTGCTGGATCGGGATCGCGACGACTGCTTGGAGCTCAAGACCGAGGTCTCCAAGATGGTCGTGGACGCCGGGTTACGCGTCGCGTCCGCGACGGAACCGGCCGGGACGGTGCTGCCCAGGATCGTCGTGAAGGAGCTCGAAGCCTGGTTCCTCGGCGACGTTCCGGCCTTGCGAAGCGCCTTTCCCCGGCTGCCCGCCGGGCTCGCCCAGCGTGCGAAGTACCGCGATCCGGACGGGATCACCGACACCTCACGGGTCCTCGAATCCCTGCTCCAGCAACACAACTACCACGTCAGCGGTCTGCAGAAGCTGGCCCTCGCGCATGAAGTGGCCCCGCACATGGACGTGGACAACAACAGCTCGCGCAGCTTCCAAGTCTTCCGGGACGGACTGCGTCGCCTAGCAAGTGAGGGAACTGATGTCCAAGCGCACTGA
- a CDS encoding M24 family metallopeptidase, whose amino-acid sequence MPETHSRRRHALRELLREADLDALLVTDLLNIRYLTGFTGSQAAVVVHAADEPGAERATAFSTDGRYSTQAAEQVPDLERIIERPSELVLAEHVAKAPDRYRRTGFESQHVTVDGRDALAEAAPGIELTRAPGLVERLRLVKDAAEVDAIRMACAAADRALADLIEHGGLRPGRTELEVARELEARMLEHGAAGPAFDTIVAAGAHSAIPHHRPTSAALAAGDFVKMDFGALVDGYHSDMTRTVVLGAPADWQREVYELVHAAQAAGRGAVRVGTDVRDVDGAARQVIDDAGYGERYPHSVGHGVGLEIHEAPALSQRGDGRIEEGMVVTVEPGVYLPERGGVRIEDTLAVRESTPELLTLTTKELVAV is encoded by the coding sequence ATGCCCGAGACCCACTCCCGCCGCCGCCATGCCCTGCGCGAACTGCTCCGCGAAGCCGACCTCGACGCCCTCTTGGTGACCGATCTGCTCAACATCCGCTACCTCACCGGGTTCACCGGTTCGCAGGCCGCGGTGGTGGTGCACGCCGCCGATGAGCCGGGCGCGGAGCGGGCCACCGCGTTCAGCACCGACGGGCGCTATTCGACGCAGGCGGCCGAGCAGGTCCCGGATCTGGAGCGGATCATCGAGCGGCCCAGCGAGCTCGTGCTGGCCGAGCACGTCGCCAAGGCGCCCGACCGGTACCGGCGAACGGGTTTCGAGAGCCAGCACGTCACGGTCGACGGCCGCGATGCGCTGGCCGAGGCGGCGCCGGGCATCGAGCTCACCCGTGCCCCCGGCCTGGTCGAACGCCTCCGGCTGGTCAAGGATGCCGCGGAGGTGGACGCGATCCGGATGGCGTGCGCCGCCGCCGACCGGGCGCTGGCGGATCTCATCGAGCACGGCGGGCTGCGTCCCGGCCGCACCGAGCTGGAGGTGGCCCGCGAGCTGGAGGCGCGGATGCTGGAGCACGGTGCCGCGGGTCCCGCGTTCGACACGATCGTCGCGGCGGGCGCGCATTCCGCGATCCCGCACCACCGGCCGACTTCGGCCGCGTTGGCGGCCGGGGACTTCGTGAAGATGGACTTCGGCGCTCTGGTCGACGGGTACCACTCGGACATGACGCGCACCGTGGTGCTGGGTGCTCCGGCCGACTGGCAGCGCGAGGTCTACGAGCTGGTGCACGCCGCGCAGGCAGCGGGTCGCGGCGCGGTCCGGGTGGGCACCGATGTGCGCGACGTGGACGGCGCGGCGCGCCAGGTGATCGACGACGCGGGGTACGGCGAGCGGTACCCGCACAGCGTCGGACATGGCGTGGGTCTCGAGATCCATGAGGCACCGGCGTTGTCGCAGCGGGGGGACGGTAGGATCGAAGAGGGGATGGTGGTCACCGTCGAACCCGGCGTGTACTTGCCGGAGCGTGGCGGGGTCCGCATCGAGGACACCCTGGCCGTGCGCGAGAGCACGCCGGAACTCCTCACCTTGACGACCAAGGAGCTCGTCGCCGTCTGA
- the nusB gene encoding transcription antitermination factor NusB, with translation MGSRSKARKRAVDVLYEADLRGLDAVTLLSERLAAPEAAPVGDYTVTLVEGVAGNRQRIDDVLVEHSEGWTLARMPAVDRAVLRLGLYELLWSEDVPPAVAIDEAVELVKALSTDDSPRFVNGVLGRIAGISDRLRTSIRNLEAAEAAAKERADSEAQS, from the coding sequence TTGGGCTCACGGAGCAAGGCCCGCAAGCGGGCGGTGGACGTGCTGTACGAGGCCGACCTGCGCGGTCTCGACGCGGTGACGTTGCTGTCCGAGCGGCTCGCCGCGCCCGAGGCCGCGCCGGTCGGGGACTACACGGTCACCCTCGTGGAGGGCGTCGCCGGCAACCGGCAGCGCATCGACGACGTGCTCGTCGAGCACTCCGAGGGTTGGACGCTGGCCCGGATGCCCGCGGTGGACCGGGCCGTGCTGCGGCTGGGGCTCTACGAGCTGCTGTGGAGCGAGGACGTGCCGCCCGCGGTCGCGATCGACGAGGCCGTGGAGCTGGTGAAGGCGCTGTCCACGGACGATTCGCCGCGGTTCGTCAACGGCGTGCTGGGCCGCATCGCGGGTATCAGCGATCGGCTGCGCACGTCGATCCGCAACCTGGAGGCGGCCGAGGCGGCGGCGAAGGAACGCGCGGACTCCGAAGCCCAGAGCTGA